In the Tessaracoccus lacteus genome, CTCCGTCAACGCGCTGGTCGGGGATGCCGACAACGCCGTGTTCTTCCTGCAGGACGGCGCGGCCCCGCCCGATACCTTCGCGTCGGAGGAGGGGTACACGTCGCGCAACGCAGGCGTCCTCGCTCCCCTCCAGATCAGCACGCCGCGCAACCAGGCCCAGCTCTCCGTCGGCCGGACGAGCATCACGGGCACCATCCGCGTCGGCGCATCGGAGCCCATCGTGCAGGTGACCGACGTGGATTCTGGCGCGGTGCTCGCGACGCTCGAGGCGGAGCTCACGGGAACAGTGAGCGATGATGGCCAGAAGGGCTGGGCCACGGCGGTCAGCCTGGGGGCGGGCAACTACGAGGTGCGCGTCACGACGTCGTGGGGGGCGCCGCCGGTCGAGTTCCTGGAGAACAAGTCGATCAAGATCGCCTGAGCCGGGTCAGCGGCTGACGATCCCCCGGGAGATCAGCGTCTGCAGCCGCACCGGTGCCAGCCCGGCGGTCAACGCCAGCCCCCAGTTGCCCAGCCCGTCGACGGTGTAGGGCCGGTGTCGCTTCAGACCGATCCAGGCCGTGTCGACGACCTGCTCCGGCGTGCGGCGACGCCCCATCACCTCCGAGTTGCCCGCGTTGGCGAAGAAGGAGGTCTGAGTCGGGCCGGGGCACAGAGCGATCGCCCGCACCCCCGTGGCGTGCAGTTCGTCCCACAGAGCGCAGCTGAACCGCAGCACGTAGGCCTTCGCGGCGGCGTAGACGGCCATGCCGGGGATCGGCTGGAAGGCCGCCGTCGACGCGACGTTCACGATAGCCCCGCGACCCCGTGACACCATGCCCGGAGCGACCGCGCGGCTCAGTTCGGTCAACGCGACGACGTCGAGCTCCAGCTCCTGCGTCACCCTGGCCGGGTCGATTTCGGCGAAATCGCCAAGCGTCCCGAAGCCGGCGTTGTTGATCAGGTGGCTGACGGGGGTCCGCGAGACCTCCTCGACGAAGCCTGCGCGGCCGTCCGGGGAGCTGAGGTCGACCGGCGACACGCGTGTGCGGACGCCGTGCCGGCTGCGCAGGTCGGCGGCGACCTGCTCGAGTCTGTCCTCGCTGCGCGCCGCCAGCACGATGTTCGCGCCCTCCGACGCGAGCCGGTGCGCGAACGCTACGCCGAGCCCGGAGGAGGCTCCGGTCACCACTGCCCAGGTTGAATCCATGGGCGTCAGCCTAGCCCCCCGGCTACAGGTCGAAGACGTGCATCAGCAGGCCGTGGGAGGCGTCCATCGCCTTCCCCTGCTGGGCGAGCATGTCGGGGATGAAGTCGGCCGGGGCCGGGTGGTCGGGCAGGTCCGCGAGGTAGGCCTCGTGCCGGCTCAGCGACGCGACCGCGGCGGCGACGTCGTCGTCGGTCAGCGGCACGCCGTGCGTCGGCTCCTTGTGCCCGTAGACGAGCAGGCGGTCGACGTGCCACTTCGGCAGCCCCTCACGTTCAGCCAGCTCGGGGTGCACCCATGTGTTGTCCGCGTCGCGGAGGGCGTCAAGGGCGGCGAGCCCGGCGACGCGATGGTCGGCCTGGTTGAGCCCCCAACCGACCTCGATCTCCCAGGACCCGACGGCGACCACGTCGGGCCGGAACTCACGGATCCTGCGAGCGATGTCGCGGCGCAGGTCGAGCGAGTAGACGAGCATCCCGTCGGGATGATCGAGGATCGTCAGGTCGTCGACGCCGACCTCGGCGCACGCGGCAGCCTGCTCCCTCGCCCGCTGCGGTCCGACGTCGCCCGGGGGAATCTGCATGCCGGCCTCGCCGGAGGTCAGCAGCAGGTAGGCCACCGTCGCTCCCTGCCGCACCCACCGGTGCACGCACGCCGACAGGCCGTACTCCACGTCGTCGGGATGCGCGACTACGCACAGCACCCGCCGGAATCCCTCGTCGTCCAACTGCTGCACGCTCAGGTCAGTCATGGGGAAAGACTAGGCGCGCGAGGGTGCCGCGGGAGGGTGCCGCTTGCGTCCCACTGGCAAGTGTTCTTTGCCGCGGGAGGGTGCCGCGGGAGGGTGCCGGCGGAGGCGTCAGCGGGCGACCCGTTGCCGCTAGGCAGCCAGGGCCAGGGTCGTCGGGGCGACGGGCAGGAGCGCCACGCACCCGTGTGTAGGTGAGGACCAGCTCCCGCGCCCGGCTCGCGATTCCCGCGCACAACCATGCCTATTTCGGGGGCGCTGTGCGCATGGCGGTGTCAAGGGGTGAGTGCAACGTGGTTCTGGTTGAGGCGTTCGGCTGGGGTGTCCCAGTCGAGGGTCTGTCGGGGTCTGATGTTGAGGAGGTACTGGGCTTCTGCGACCTGGTCGTCGGTGATGGTGGCGAAGTCGGTGCCTTTGGGGAAGAAGTCGCGGATCAGGCCGTTGGTGTTCTCGTTCGATCCTCGCTGCCAGGGCGAGTGAGGATCACAGAAGAACACCTTGGTGTCGGTGGCCATCGTGAATCGGGCATGTTCTGCCATCTCGGAGCCCTGGTCCCAGGTCAGGGTCTTGCGGAGCTCGGCGGGGATGCTGGCTGCCATCTCGATGAGTTGATCAGTCACGGTGGTGGAGCCGTGATCGTCGGGGAGTCGACGGATCAGGGTGAAGCGGCTGGTGCGTTCGACCAGGGTGATCAACGCGGTCTTGTGGCGCTCGCCCAGGACGAGGTCTCCTTCCCAGTGACCCGGCAGCGCCCGGTCGGCGACCTCAGCGGGTCGTTTCGACAACTCGTGTCCGACTAGCCAGGGACGGGTGCTCGCGGCGGGGAGTTTCGATTGCGGGATCCGTTGCCGCCGCCCCGACCGGAGGGCCTTGTCAACGTTCGTCACGCAACGTTCCGCGTCCTTGGACGTAGAGGGCCTGGTAGATCGTCTCAGCACTCACCCTCATAGTGTGATCGTCGGGGAACCTGCGTCGCAGGGCCTCGGAACTCTGCCGAGGCGAGAACCTGTGGTTCAGGCAGTCGATGACCTGCGCGCGCAGCAGCAGGTTCGACTCCAGGCAGCGTGATTTCGGACGGGCCCGGGCCCTGTCGGCAGCCTGTTGGGCCGAACGGGCCAGGTAGCGACCCTCGACGCTGTAGCGGTCGATCTCCCGGCCGATCGTCGAGCGATGGACCCCGACCACGGCCGCGATCTCCGAGCGGTTGTAGCCCTGGAGGAGCATCACCTCGATCACGACCCGGTGATGCTCGTCCAGCCTGGACCCATGCCCACGATGCACCACTGGAACGATCTCGGCCGGCATCTGGCGGGGCAACGCCCCGCATCGGCGACCACGCGTCAACGTCATACCCGCGATCTTCGCCCACCGACCGATCGTATGGGGGTTCCTCCCGAGCTCTCTGGCCACCCGGACCGCCGGCCGGCCCCTGTGGCTCATCCCGTCCCAGGAGTGGGAACGTTCCATTACAGCTGGGCGGGATCCACGTCAGCGGTTAGGTCGTATGCGGTTTGATAGCCGTTTCGAGCAGGGCTGTCAGCACCTGAGAGAAGGGCGCCCCCTCGCCCAGTTCGGCGACGGCAGCGGCCTGAAACTCGGGGAGCTGAGTCACGTCCTCGTCGTCCAAGAAGCCGCGCAGGAAGTCGACCGTGTATCCAACCGAGTCGGGACGGCTCAACCCTTCGATCAGATGGTTCAGTTGATTGAGCACCGATGCCGTCTGGCTGACGTCGAAGTCTGCCTTCCAGGCGTAGCCCACCAAAGACACCACATGCTGGAGGGTGATGTCGGGGTTGCCGGGGTGATCGGTGGTGAGGTTGGCCAGGGTGGTGGTGATGGTGCGGGTCTCGGCCGCGTCGACGCCGGGCTTGGCGGTGAGGTTGGCCAGCGCCTTCGCGTACCGGAGGGTGATGTCGGGGTTGCCGGGGTGATCGGTGGTGAGGTTGGCCAGGGTGGTGGTGATGGTGCGGGTCTCGGCCGCGTCGACGCCGGGCTCGACGGTGAGGTTGAACAGCGCCCTCGCGTACTCGAGGGCGATGTCGGGGTTGCCGGGGTGATCGGTGGTGAGGTTGGCCAGGGTGGTGGTGATGGTGCGGGTCTCGGCCGCGTCGACGCCGGGCTCGACGGTGAGGTTGAACAGCGCCCTCGCGTACCGGAGGGCGATGTCGGGGTTGCCGGGGTGATCGGTGGTGAGGTTGGCCAGGGTGGTGGTGATGGTGCGGGTCTCGGCCGCGTCGACGCCGGGCTTGGCGGTGAGGTTGGCCAGCGCCTTCGCGTACCCGAGGGTGATGTCGGGGTTGCCGGGGTGATCGGTGGTGAGGTTGGCCAGGGTGGTGGTGATGGTGCGGGTCTCGGCCGCTTCAACTCCCGCCTTGTAGGTGAGGTTGACCAGCGCCTTCGCGTACTGAAGGGCGATGTCGGGGTTGCCGGGGTGATCGGTGGTGAGGTTGGCCAGGGTGGTGGTGATGGTGCGGGTCTCGGCCGCTTCGACGCCGGGCTCGACGGTGAGGTTGAACAGCGCCCTCGCGTACCGGAGGGCGATGTCGGGGTTGCCGGGGTGATCGGTGGTGAGGTTGGCCAGGGTGGTGGTGATGGTGCGGGTCTCGACCGCTTCGACGCCGGGCTCGACGGTGAGGTTGAACAGCGCCCTCGCGTACCCGAGGGCGATGTCGGGGTTGCCGGGGTGATCGGTGGTGAGGTTGGCCAGGGTGGTGGTGATGGTGCGGATCTCGACCGCACCAACTCCCGCCTTGTAGGTGAGGTTGACCAGCGCCTTCGCGTACTGAAGGGCGATGTCGGGGTTGCCGGGGTGATCGGTGGTGAGGTTGGCCAGGGTGGTGGTGATGGTGCGGATCTCGACCGCTTCAACTCCCGCCTTGTAGGTGAGGTTGACCAGCGCCTTCGCGTACCGGAGGGCGATGTCGGGGTTGCCGGGGTGATCGGTGGTGAGGTTGGCCAGGGTGGTGGTGATGGTGCGGGTCTCGGCCGCGTCGACGCCGGGCTCGACGGTGAGGTTGAACAGCGCCCTCGCGTACTCGAGGGTGATGTCGGGGTTGCCGGGGTGATCGGTGGTGAGGTTGGCCAGGGTGGTGGTGATGGTGCGGGTCTCGGCCGCGTCGACGCCGGGCTCGACGGTGAGGTTGAACAGCGCCTTCGCGTACTGAAGGGTGATGTCGGGGTTGCCGGGGTGATCGGTGGTGAGGTTGGCCAGGGTGGTGGTGATGGTGCGGGTCTCGGCCGCGTCGACGCCGGGCTTGGCGGTGAGGTTGGCCAGCGCCTTCGCGTACCGGAGGGCGATGTCGGGGTTGCCGGGGTGATCGGTGGTGAGGTTGGCCAGGGTGGTGGTGATGGTGCGGGTCTCGGCCGCGTCGACGCCGGGCTCGACGGTGAGGTTGACCAGCGCCTTCGCGTACCGGAGGGTGATGTCGGGGTTGCCGGGGTGATCGGTGGTGAGGTTGGCCAGGGTGGTGGTGATGGTGTGGGTCTCGGCCGCTTCGACGCCGGGCTCGACGGTGAGGTTGAACAGCGCCCTCGCGTACTCGAGGGCGATGTCGGGGTTGCCGGGGTGATCGGTGGTGAGGTTGGCCAGGGTGGTGGTGATGGTGCGGGTCTCGGCCGCGTCGACGCCGGGCTCGACGGTGAGGTTGACCATCACCCTCGCGTACTCGAGGGCGACGTCCGCGTTGTCGGGATACGTGTGGGTGAGGTTGTTGAGCTGAGAGATGATGGTGCGGATCTCGGCGGCGTCAACGTTGGGCTTACCCGTGCGGCTGGCCAGCGATTGCGCGATCAACACTGGCCTCGTGGCTTCATCGACGACAATGGGGCTCCAAGGCGAAGCATCCTCCAACCAGTCAGCGAGAGAGCCATCCAGCGCTAGCCACGACATTTCGGCCGCGACGGCTACGGCGGCCGAGAGCAATGCGGTCGTGCATCTCAGGGCGACCGAGCCATAGTCGGGCCTATGAAACCCGAGCCAGGTCAGCCGGGCCGAGTCACTCAGGCCGTCAAACTCGTCCATCTCTGCCTGCGTGAGACCGAGGGCGAGGACCGTGCCGGTCCACAGCACTAGCACTGGCCACAGCTGCGCTGCCAGACGCTCCTGTTGGGCCGCATCGAGGCCTGGGAAGGTTTGTCGCACGCCCTCGTGCCAGTTGGGTCGATCGCCGGGCGGTGTCGGCAACGCCATCTCGGGGCTGCTACACGAGATGATCGCGTGGACCGCTCGCTTGGTGATCTCGGGGCTGGAGCGAAACCGGTCGGCCGCGGACGTAAGAATCTCTGCGACGTCGGGGCGGGGGTTGGCCGGATCGATCAGTGACTCAAGCGCCTTGGTGAGGGTCAGGGTGTCCCGCTCGGCGTCGGGGATGGCGAGCAGGCCAGTCGAACTGAGGCTCTCTTGAGCGACGGCCGACGCGGGATCGAGGTCGGTGAGGGCTCGGGTCAAGAAGGTTCCGAACCCTTCGGGGAACAGGGCCCAAGCGGTGTCGACGAAGAGTTTGCGGTTCGCCTCTCGCCATTCCGAAAAGCGTGCGACCACCATGTACTCCCCGGGGATGTCCGGGGTGTACGGCCGAACGTCCGCGCCGGCGTCCCCACACGAGGCTCGGAGCGCCTGCTGAACCTTTCGGCGTATCTTGACGGGCTGGTCGGCCAGCGGGGCAATGAGCCAATCGGGCGCGTCAGCGTAGATGTCGTTGATGGGCGACAGGGTCGCTGTCGCGAAGGCCCAGAGATCGAGCGCCACATCGTCGAAGCCTTCCGGCAACTGATGAACGAGCCGCTGCCGCTCGCGCTGGTAGATCACGTCATGCAGGTCTGTCGTGCTCCAGGTCTGCCAGCGAGCATCTGACGGATCGTCCAGGTAGGCGCTCGCCAGGAATAGCAGGAAAAGCGGCCGCTGGGCCAACGGATCGATGACCGTTTGAAGGCGGGTGATGATGGCCTGGCGCACTCCAGCGGGAATGGCGTCGGCAGGCTCGATGGACGCCAAGATGGCATCGAAATCTGTGGGGGACAGGGGGTGCCCGGTGAGGGCGACATCGATACGCCCGGACGGCAGTTCATAGAGGTGCTGGCGCAGATCGGCCGCGCTCCAGGCGTCCACCAGCTCCCCGTACCAGGCCGGGGGACGGAACGTGAGGTCCGTCGTCGGCCAGCCGGCCCGCTCCACCAGCAGCACCCGCAGGCGCCGTGCCGGATTCACCGGCAACTGCGCAAGCCAGTTCGCGACCTGATCAGGCGCAAAGGCAACGTAATCGAGGACGATCAGCAGGTCCGTGGGTGCCGATGCGAGCGCGGCGGGCGGGGCGGAGGTAAGTGCCCTTCGATCCAGGAAGAAGGCGTCCCACTTCCGCTGGCGCAACTGCAAGCAGAGTTCGAAGGCCAGCCGGGATTTGCCCGAGCCGCCCGCGCCCGTCAGTGCTAGCCAGCGCCAGTTCTTCCCAGCGGACTCGCAGAACGCGATCAACTCGGCGAGGACGTCATCGCGTCCATGGAACGCGACCTCGCCCGACAGGAAGTCGAGGAGCCCGTCGCCACGGACCTCTCGTTGCTGTGCCCGCAGGCCGGGGGCGGACAGGAGGCTGATCGCTGTGCGGAGTTCAGTGACGCGCGATTGCAGGGTGTCGACAGAAGCTCCGTGACGTGCCACGTCGGCCTCAAGGCGGGTCCGCGCCTCCTGCGACTCGGTGATGACCCTGACCAGATTGTTCTGAACGACGAACGTGCGGTCGGAGAGGAGGGAGCCGATCATCATCGACAGAAAGCGATTGGCCGCATCCTTGGCGGACTCCATCGCCATGGGCTCACCGAGGTCCGTGGCGTCGACGAGCCCGACACCGGGGAACGCGATCAAGCCCTCGGCGGTCGGGCTGGTGCCCGCGTGCAGGCAGCTCATGACGTAGGCGACTGAAGTGTCCTGGTCAGCCTCCGCCCCCAGGTGCTTGTACTTAACACGGGCGTCCGCGGCATTCTGCCAACCTCGCCTCGCCAGCTTCTCGAGATGCTTGCGCCAGACCTCGGCATCGGTCCCTTGCAGCGATTCGCGCAAGATGCTGAGCACCGACGCCCCGACGCCGAGCCAGTCCCCGCTGATGGCGGAGCCGAGCGTCGCGACACCGCGCGTCGCTATCTCGCCCGGACCGGCCATACGCTCCCCCTTCACCGGAGAACCTAGCGGCCAACCACGCCAAAGAGCCTGATTTGGCCCGCGGTTCGTCGACGCCTGTGAGCTGCCGACTCACGACAGACCCGCCTGGGACGATTGACGCCCATCGAATACGAGACGATCATTGTCCACACCGGCCCTCCAGGCCGCCTAACCCAACCTGTCACCCAGACGTGCAGCAGTCCCGATCAGGCGGGGGTGTTGGTGTGTCGTGTGCGGCCTGCGAAGCGGGCGAGAGGCAGGTGTGGGATCTGCTGGCGGCGATCTCCGGGCTATGACGCTGGTGGTGGTCGACGACGCTGGCGGGGCCTGGATCTGGGAACCATGAGGGTGTTCCTCGAGGCCGAAGCGCCGCGGGTGTCGTGCCGTGTCCATGGGGTGGTGGTCGCCTCGGTGCCGTGGGCCCGTCACGGGGCTGGTCACACGTACGAGTTTGATGCTCAGATCGCGTGGCTGGTCACGCAGTGCTCGAAATCAGCTGCGTGTCAGTTGATGCGGATCGCGTGGCGCAGTGTCGGCAGCATCATCGAGCGTCACTGGAATGACCTGTCGAAGGAGCAGGACCGGTTCGCGGGGCTGCGGCGGATCGGTATCGATGAGATCAGCTACAAACGTGGCCATAAGTACCTGATGGTGGTTGTTGATCATGACACCGGCCGGCTAGTGTGGGCGGCCCCGGGTCGGGATCGCAAGACCCTTGACGGGTTCTTCTCCCAACTCGCTGCTACGGGTGAAGCCGCTGGTCAGGATCGACTGGCCATGATTTCGCATGTCACTGCCGATGGGGCCAGATTCATCCACGCCGCCGTGAAGCGTCACTGTCCGCAGGCGGTGATCTGTGCTGATCGGTTCCATGTGGTCAAGTGGGCTGGCGAGGCCCTCGACACCCTGCGTAAACAGGTCTTCGACCAAGCCCCTGGCAGACGTCGCACCGATCAGACGGGCCGTCGTCATCGAGCCACCGGTGATGCCCAGGCCATCAAACGAGCCCGCTACTCACTCTGGAAGAATCCCGAAGACCTGACCGAGAACCAACGCGTGAAACTGGCCTGGATCCAGACCAGCCACCCCACCCTGTTCCGCGGCTACCTGTTGAAAGAAGCGCTCCGCACCGTGTTCAAAGTCGATCCCACCGAAGCGCCGGCCGCGCTCGAGGCCTGGATCGGGTGGGCCCGACGCTGCCGCCTGCCACCGTTCGTCGAGTTGCAGCGC is a window encoding:
- a CDS encoding helix-turn-helix domain-containing protein, which translates into the protein MIEVMLLQGYNRSEIAAVVGVHRSTIGREIDRYSVEGRYLARSAQQAADRARARPKSRCLESNLLLRAQVIDCLNHRFSPRQSSEALRRRFPDDHTMRVSAETIYQALYVQGRGTLRDER
- a CDS encoding PIG-L deacetylase family protein, with protein sequence MTDLSVQQLDDEGFRRVLCVVAHPDDVEYGLSACVHRWVRQGATVAYLLLTSGEAGMQIPPGDVGPQRAREQAAACAEVGVDDLTILDHPDGMLVYSLDLRRDIARRIREFRPDVVAVGSWEIEVGWGLNQADHRVAGLAALDALRDADNTWVHPELAEREGLPKWHVDRLLVYGHKEPTHGVPLTDDDVAAAVASLSRHEAYLADLPDHPAPADFIPDMLAQQGKAMDASHGLLMHVFDL
- a CDS encoding IS30 family transposase translates to MLRRSTRPSTSKDAERCVTNVDKALRSGRRQRIPQSKLPAASTRPWLVGHELSKRPAEVADRALPGHWEGDLVLGERHKTALITLVERTSRFTLIRRLPDDHGSTTVTDQLIEMAASIPAELRKTLTWDQGSEMAEHARFTMATDTKVFFCDPHSPWQRGSNENTNGLIRDFFPKGTDFATITDDQVAEAQYLLNIRPRQTLDWDTPAERLNQNHVALTP
- a CDS encoding SDR family NAD(P)-dependent oxidoreductase; translated protein: MDSTWAVVTGASSGLGVAFAHRLASEGANIVLAARSEDRLEQVAADLRSRHGVRTRVSPVDLSSPDGRAGFVEEVSRTPVSHLINNAGFGTLGDFAEIDPARVTQELELDVVALTELSRAVAPGMVSRGRGAIVNVASTAAFQPIPGMAVYAAAKAYVLRFSCALWDELHATGVRAIALCPGPTQTSFFANAGNSEVMGRRRTPEQVVDTAWIGLKRHRPYTVDGLGNWGLALTAGLAPVRLQTLISRGIVSR